The following coding sequences lie in one Clostridia bacterium genomic window:
- a CDS encoding TIM barrel protein, with protein MTAKFGPSGNSDSFYNQGYKSSIDAPEWIKSLGLDCYEYSCTRGVRVGEKTAKQIGQKAEQNDILMSIHAPYYINFASTDVNSINKSKKYIKDCINAAKWLKADRIVFHPGSCAKIDRSKAFQNTKKSIKELLDEIKEDCCKYNIKLCPETMGKRNQLGTVEEIIDICSIDEILLPVLDFGHIYAFNLGKIKSKADYDCIFNEIKNKLGTERLNKIHCHFSRIEYTKAGEKKHWTLNDVDYGPDFEPIAESIVHNKINPRIICESRGTMADDAVKIKKIYLKYLNKYS; from the coding sequence ATGACTGCAAAGTTCGGACCTTCGGGAAATTCTGATAGTTTCTATAATCAAGGTTACAAATCCAGCATCGATGCTCCGGAATGGATAAAATCTTTAGGCCTTGATTGTTATGAGTATTCTTGTACAAGAGGTGTTCGGGTAGGTGAAAAAACTGCGAAACAAATCGGACAGAAAGCAGAGCAAAATGATATATTGATGAGCATTCATGCTCCCTATTACATAAATTTTGCCAGCACTGATGTTAACTCCATAAACAAATCAAAAAAGTATATAAAGGATTGTATAAATGCGGCAAAATGGCTGAAAGCCGATCGTATAGTTTTTCATCCCGGTTCCTGTGCAAAAATAGACAGAAGCAAAGCATTTCAAAATACAAAGAAGTCAATAAAAGAACTATTAGATGAAATCAAAGAAGATTGCTGTAAATATAATATAAAATTGTGTCCGGAAACCATGGGCAAAAGAAATCAATTGGGTACCGTAGAAGAAATAATTGATATATGTTCTATTGATGAGATATTATTGCCTGTGCTAGATTTTGGGCATATATATGCATTTAATCTTGGGAAAATAAAGTCTAAAGCAGATTATGATTGCATATTTAATGAAATAAAAAACAAGCTGGGCACTGAACGGCTAAATAAGATTCACTGCCATTTCAGCCGGATAGAATATACTAAAGCAGGTGAAAAGAAACACTGGACTTTAAATGATGTTGATTATGGGCCGGATTTTGAACCCATTGCTGAATCAATTGTCCATAATAAGATAAATCCTAGAATAATCTGCGAATCTCGCGGCACCATGGCTGATGATGCTGTTAAGATAAAGAAAATTTATTTAAAATATTTGAATAAATATAGCTAA
- a CDS encoding shikimate kinase — MNNIVLIGFMGTGKTTIGKGLAHKLSYDFLDTDEEIERQEGISISNIFDKYGEEYFRLLEQKTVKQASSLKNTVISTGGGVVLNPQNINYLKSSGLLVCLEANIDTIYKNALKSDNRPLLCGHQDLKGRITAMLKNRKGLYDCADIKVNVDEKYIHDIIEEIIITIKERKIL, encoded by the coding sequence ATGAATAATATTGTATTAATTGGATTTATGGGAACAGGTAAAACCACAATAGGAAAGGGATTAGCACATAAATTAAGCTATGATTTTTTGGATACCGATGAGGAGATTGAAAGGCAGGAGGGAATATCCATAAGTAATATTTTCGATAAATATGGAGAAGAATATTTTAGACTATTAGAGCAAAAAACAGTCAAACAAGCCAGCTCTTTAAAAAATACTGTAATATCTACAGGTGGAGGAGTGGTGCTCAATCCTCAAAATATAAATTATTTAAAGAGCAGTGGGCTTTTAGTATGCCTTGAAGCAAATATAGATACAATATATAAAAATGCATTAAAAAGCGATAATAGGCCTTTATTGTGCGGTCATCAAGATTTAAAAGGACGAATAACTGCAATGCTTAAAAATAGAAAAGGTTTATATGATTGTGCAGATATAAAGGTAAATGTTGATGAAAAATATATCCATGATATTATAGAAGAAATCATAATAACAATTAAAGAAAGGAAAATTTTATGA
- the pilO gene encoding type 4a pilus biogenesis protein PilO — protein sequence MKLSNREKTLIVIACVLLAFLIYFRLYLKPIVDQIIEAKVSIQQNSQLVQKNSKTGRKTDEQESLLKNYNTKIQQLSQGYFCPVDMSSVLVLFEKLEIKYDITIDSISVNDYIEKEGYRILPIDISLKTDQETFNKFINDVENYEKKIILMSVNISSQDEEGILNITSKLGLYEITGLKEQKQ from the coding sequence ATGAAGCTTTCTAATAGAGAAAAAACATTGATTGTCATTGCATGTGTTTTATTAGCTTTTTTAATATATTTTAGACTTTATCTAAAGCCCATAGTTGATCAGATAATAGAGGCTAAAGTCTCTATCCAACAAAACAGTCAACTGGTTCAAAAAAACAGTAAAACCGGAAGAAAAACAGATGAGCAGGAGAGTTTGTTAAAAAACTATAACACCAAAATCCAACAACTAAGTCAAGGATATTTTTGTCCTGTTGATATGTCTTCTGTGCTTGTATTGTTTGAAAAGTTAGAGATTAAATATGATATAACTATTGATTCAATAAGTGTAAATGACTATATTGAAAAAGAAGGATATAGAATACTACCTATCGATATAAGTTTAAAAACCGACCAAGAGACATTCAATAAATTCATAAATGATGTTGAGAACTATGAAAAAAAGATAATATTGATGAGTGTAAATATATCCAGCCAAGATGAAGAAGGGATTTTGAACATAACTTCAAAACTAGGTTTATATGAGATTACCGGATTAAAAGAACAAAAACAATAG
- a CDS encoding PilN domain-containing protein, whose translation MKDFNFLDEYYDSNKYSDKRKRITFEVIIIVVLIVVVICAIWLPRKILDNTIESSYNIKKDLDEIGLNIEQGKNIQDELEQKEELIEILKGLEAEKIVFSKLYPMLIDMVPEDVDIETISYNLNDLQISGSSYTKRDISEFMINLGGLDVFKDIELSNVVYVGSSNKNNFEIKCTFAKVME comes from the coding sequence ACTCTAATAAATATAGCGATAAAAGAAAAAGAATTACTTTTGAAGTAATAATAATTGTAGTTCTAATAGTTGTAGTTATATGTGCTATTTGGTTACCTCGAAAGATATTGGATAACACCATTGAAAGCTCTTATAATATAAAGAAAGACCTAGATGAGATCGGCTTGAACATAGAACAAGGGAAAAATATTCAAGATGAACTTGAGCAAAAAGAAGAATTAATTGAAATATTAAAAGGATTGGAAGCAGAAAAGATTGTGTTTTCTAAACTATACCCCATGTTGATAGATATGGTGCCTGAGGATGTTGATATTGAAACTATAAGCTATAATTTAAATGATTTGCAAATCAGTGGAAGCTCATACACCAAACGAGATATTTCTGAATTCATGATAAATCTTGGCGGATTGGATGTATTCAAAGATATAGAATTAAGCAATGTTGTTTATGTGGGCAGTAGCAACAAAAATAATTTTGAGATTAAATGTACTTTTGCTAAAGTTATGGAGTGA